From Fusobacterium varium:
GAATTAGTAGAAGGTTCAAAATAGGGAAATCTTTTTTCAACTTCTAATATCATAGCTTCGAATTCTTTATAAAGTTGGCTCCAGTCTTTTCCAAATCCTCTGTCATCAGAAATAATATCATCAGGATGGACAAAGTGAGACATATAACCATAAATTGCAATTGCATTAAATATTCCCCATAAATCATCCTTATCATAAAAAAAACCAGAAGAAAAACGCGGCATTGTATAAATAGAAGGGAATTCATCATCTTTTCCAATTTCTGTAATAAAAGCTCCTTTTTCCTCATCTCCATAAAATAATGAAGATATAGTTTTTAAATTTGGAAAAGATTTCAAAAGAATTTCTTTTCCTCTATTTTTTAAAATATTGCTTGGTGGAACATATGAATATAATTTTACATTTTTACCTAAAAGTTCTTCAACTGTAAGGGAAACATTTTTAAGTCCAGCTGCTATATCTGAGTCATTTTCCCAAGGGACATAATTTAAGGCCTTGAAATCTGTATCTCCTTCAAAGACCAAAGGATCATGGTTATATCCATGAATTCCTAATTCTCCCTGATTAAGAAGAAGCTCTCTGGCTCTTTTATCAAGATCCAATAGAGTAATTTTAGGAATTTCTTTCATATCAGAACTATGAACATTATTATTGTAATCTATTATTATGAAACCTGAGTAAATAAGATTTCTTCTCTCAGCAAGAGCCACCATATCTTTCCACCAAATTTTATTAAAAAAATCACCAGTATCCATTCCATAACTTTTTCTGATAATTTCATTTTCATACCTTGGAACAGGAGATGGGAAATCATCAATATGTATTAATTTACTATTTAAAATAGGATTGATATACCAATCACTTCCATAAGAAATAATTTGGTTCATTACCCCTCTGACTATATTAGCTTCAAAAAAATTTGAATTTGTATAAATTATTTTTCCATTTCCAAAATCATTTTCCCATATAAGAGGTAAATTATTATTTGTTTCAGCAAGAATATTAACTTTTTCATCCAGTTCTACATTGAGGACTGAACTAGATACCATAGTATTTCCAGGACTGAAGGAATCAATTCCTGGGAAAATTTTTTCTTTAAAATTAACTCCATGTTCATTATCAGAAAAATCATTTATTTTACTTATTCCTGATATTTTATTAAAAGGATTGTATTCTGTATTGGCTAAAATAAATATAGTTCCTCCTTGAGATGAAATTTTTTCTTTTATATTTTCAAAAATTATTTTTTTAAAACCTAAAAAATCATCTGTTGCAAATATAAAATAATCATATTTTGAAGTGTCAGGAACAGCAGTAATATCTGCAATATCAAACTGAACTTTTGTAAATTCAAAAGTTTTTCTTAAATTATATAAAATATTTTTAGATAATGTAGATGAAGGATTATAAAAAATAAGATATCTTTGAGGATGTTCAAAAATTAATGAAGTATTTTTAGCTGAGGATTTTTTAAATGAAAATTCTTGTTTTACAGAAAAGTACTTTCCTTTATCCATGATTCTATTAAATTGTAAGATTCCAGCTACCAGAAGTATAATGATGAAAAAATATTTAAATTTCATAGAACTCTACCTCTTTAAAATAATCCTCAATTTTATTTTTTAGCATATCTTTTTTACTGTAATCAGTCATTGTAAATAAAAATCTTATATATTTTTCATTGAAAGTAACATAATCATTTCCCCATAATTTACCTTTAAGAATATTAAAAATATTTTCAGAGGTATATCCAGGATTTTTTCCTTCAAATAATATATAATTATGATTAAAAAGTTTTTTTCTTCTTTCATTCTCTTCAACAATTGTATTAAAATAGTCCCATTTAGAAATATTCATATCTTCTATGTAATAGTGATCATTTTTTTCTGCTTCAACTTTTTCAAAAATTGACACTAAAGCATCTTTTAATTCTTCAGTTACAATTTTAAATAATTCAAACGAATATCTTTCTTTAACATTGAAATTAAGTTTTTCAATATTTAAAAATCCAGTTATTTTATCTTTAATAAAAATAGGAGAAATATAGACAGGCTGCTGTGCATCTAAATCAACAGGAAATTCCATTGTTTCTTTTGTTTTTATTACTTCATTAAATCTGCTGCCATCTTTAGAATTTAATGAAATAAAAGAAGACATATTACTGTTACCAAATTTTAAAATATTTTTAATATGTATAGAATCAACCATTATATATATGGAAACGGTTTCACAATTTAGAAATTGTTTTAAAATTAACATTACTTCTGTATAGAGTTGTTCAAGTGTTTTATCTTTCAGAGAACGTTTTATGTGATAGAGAGTAATTAGACTCTCTCGACTATTGACAATTTGATTTTTAAGCTTAGTACTTAAAATAATGAGTTCCATATTTTTATTTTTCTGTTCTGAATATTTTTCCTCAAGTTCAGTTTTTTCTTCAGTTAATTTTTCTTCTCTTTCACTATAATTTATTTTAAATTTTCCAAGGAGCACATTTATAAATAAAAACATAAGAAAGAATTTATAGTATTGAAACTTTAAAAAGAAAAGAAGCAGATCATTACCATTGAAAAGATAAGCTGTTATATAAGTGATAATTGCTGCAATAGAGCCTATAAATCCGATATAAGTTCCATATTTTAATGCCAAAAATGCTACCATTATTGCTAATGGATGAAGATTCATAGTAAGAAAATCATATTTTACAGTGCTAAAAGTATAAAATATAAGGTATATAGCAATTGAATATACCAAACTTTCTAAACTACAATAAATTATTTTTTTATTCATAGTAAATTCTCCTATATATAGTAATTTTAAATTTCACTACTTTAGTCTTTAAAATATATTAACTTTATTTAGTGAAATTCCTTTAATTCTGTGAAAAACAATTTTTATATATCAAAAATAAAAAAAGTGCATAAAAATACATTTTAATGAATATTATCGAATAAGAATAAGTTTTATTCTATATTATATTAGAAAAGTAAAGAAAAATAAAGACTTTTTTGAAAAAAATAGCATTTTAGATAATTATTAAAAAAATTAAAAATCTACTTTTATTTTTTGAGAGAATATGTTAAAATAATGATGGTCCATTGTACAAGAAGATGTGTCTCTTTTGTAGCTTAACTTAAACAAATTAAAATTACTTCTTGTCACCACTAGGTTGACATTTTGTTTAATTTATGATATCATCTTATGGAAAAATATAATTTTTAAAATTTCTAGGAGGTTTTTAATTTGGCACATTCAAGATCAGCTAAAAAGAGAATATTAGTAGCAGAGAGAAACAGAGAAAGAAATCAAGCAGTAAAGTCTAGAGTTAAAACTATGACTAAAAAAGTTTTAACAACTGTAGATACTAAAGATTTAGAAGCTTCAAAAACAGCTTTATCAGTAGCTTATAAAGAGTTAGATAAAGCAGTAAGCAAAGGAATCATGAAGAAAAATACAGCATCTAGAAAGAAAGCAAGATTAGCTGCTAAAGTAAACGCACTATAGTTCTTAGTATGTTTAAGGGTATCCAAGTGTGGGTATCCTTTTTTCTTTACTAAAAAATATTCAGAAGGAGCAGAGAATGATAAAATTAATAGTATTGGATGTAGATGGAACATTAACTGATGGCAAGCTCTATATGGATGATAAAGACAATAGTTTAAAAGCATTTGATGTAAAGGATGGCTTTGCAATAGCTCAATGGATAAAACATGGAGGAATTGCTGCTATTATTACTGGAAAAACTTCTGTAATAGTTAAACGCAGAGCAGAAGAATTAGGGATACAGGAATTAGTACAAGGAGCTGGAAATAAAGTAGCTGAATTAAAAAAAATCTTAGGTAAATATAAAATACTGCCAGAAGAAACTGCTTATATGGGTGATGATATAAATGATTTAGGGGTAATGTCTATTGTGGGAATATCAGCAGCTCCTAAAAATGCAGTAAAAGAAGTTCTCGACAGAGTAAATTTTATTTCTTCAAAAAATGGTGGAGATGGAGCAGTAAGAGAATTTTTTGAAAAAATAATGAAAGAAAATAATATTTGGGAAAAAGTAGTAGAAAAGTATCTTAATGAAGGGAAATATAAAGATTAGTATAAATAAAAACAGAACTCAATGTGGAGTTCTGTTTTTTTAATATTTTTAAATTTATTTTTAAGCTGTTATAACGTCCAAGTGCGAGAATTTTTCACAAAGTTCTTTGTAGTTCTGTTTTAAGTATTTGAATTCTTCTTTTAGCTCCTTAGAGGCATTTTCAACTGATATAAGGCTTTTTACATCTTTACCACATTCTTTTACTATATTAGAAAAAAGAACATAAAGGAAAGCTAATGTGGTAGCTTTTATACCATTGAAGTCTATAACAACACTATCTCCTTTTTTTATTTTCCTAGCAACCATAGAACATAATTGTAGAGCTTTCTTAGGAGATACAAGGACAGAAGTTTCAAAAATTTTGCTTAATACAAGATTCATGATAGAACCCTCCTTTGTTATTATTATAATAAATCTTCCCTCACTTATATTATATATAGAAATCATAAAAAAGTCAAACTATAAAAATTCACATTTTACTGTAAAATAGTACGTTTGTTTTAATCTGGGTAAACAGCTTTTCCCTTTAATTTACCATCTGGATGATAATATTTCCAAGTACCTGTGGGAATGCCATTTTTAAAATATCCTCTTACTTGAAGGTTGCCATTTTCATGATAAAGAAAATAATCACCATTATCGCTTCCATTAATATAAGAAGTCTGCATAACTTTTAAACCATTTTCTTGATAGATAACATATTTTCCATTTAGTTTTCCATCTTTCCAATTTTCTATGGACTTGAGAGCACCATTTGGAAAAAAAGTTACCCATTTACCATCAGGCTTACCATTCGTGTAATAGTTTCTGTCTTTTTTATCTATTACTTTTCCTGTAAAAGGAGTATCTTCATTGAAATAATATGTAACACCATTTTCTTCTCTCATTCTTGAAGCATCTGCTGTATTTGGGGCAGATAAACCCACTAAAGATATTGTTAAAAACATTGATAAAATTAAAATTTTTTTCATTTTCAATCACCTACTATTTTATTTTACCGTGTTTTAAAAAAAAATCAATAGATATTTACATTGAAATAAAAAAAATAAAGTGATAGACTAAAAGAAACAAGATTAATTTATTGAAATGGAGGTATAAAAATGAGTTTAGAGATAATAGAAAAAATAGAGAAAATATATTCTAAAACAATCTCTCTTGTCAGTGAAGATGGTTTCAGATTTTGTGACTATATTTCTGATAAAAATAAAATGTTTATAGAAAAAATGATGGAAAAAAATTCTTTTACAGGAAAAAAAGGTGAAAAACTGGAAGTTTCATTTTTGGAAAGAGATTCTTTAATAACAATATTATTTTTAGGGACAGGAAAAAAAGAAAATATAAACAGAGATATTATGAGAGAAGTAATATATAACGGTTTGAAAGATATAACAGGAGATATTCTTATAGGAAGTGAAGATGAAGATTTAATAGATGTTGAAATAATTGGAGAGGTAGCAGAACATATAGACTATAAGTTTGATAAATATATGAGTGAAAAAAAAGATAAAAAATTAAATATATATTATTTTAAAGAAAAGAATAGTATTAATATCATTGAAGGAAAAGAATTAGGAAAAATAATAAATATAGTAAGAGATTTGATAAATGAACCTGCCTGTATAATAACTCCAGAAAAACTGGCAGAAGAAGCAGAGAAATTAGGTAAAGAATTTGGATTTGAAACAGAAATACTTGATGAAAAGGAAGCTGAGAAATTAGGGATGAAAGCATTTCTTGCGGTAGGAAGAGCATCTGTCAATAGACCAAAAGTTATAGTAATGAGATATAAAGGAGATCCCAAAAGTGAAAAAAGAATAGGTCTAGTAGGAAAAGGACTTACTTATGATACAGGAGGACTTTCTTTAAAACCTACATCAAGTATGTTGGATATGAAAACAGATATGGGGGGAGCAGCTACTGTAATAGGAACTATGTGTGCTCTTGGAAAAATGAAAATCAAGAAAAATGTTACAGCAGTAATAGCTGCTTGTGAAAATGCAATAGGCTTAAATGCATACAGACCTGGAGATATAATAGAAAGTATGAATGGTAAAACAATAGAGATAACAAATACAGATGCAGAAGGAAGACTTACTTTAGCAGATGCTTTAACATATATAATAAGAAAAGAAAATATAGATGAAGTAATAGATACTGCTACTTTAACAGGTGCAATAATGGTAGCTTTAGGAGATAATGTAACGGGAGTATTTTCTAATTCAGATGAAAATTACAAAAAATTGGAAATTGCTGGAAAATATTGGGGAGAAAAATACTGGCAGATG
This genomic window contains:
- the kdsC gene encoding 3-deoxy-D-manno-octulosonate 8-phosphate phosphatase KdsC; the protein is MIKLIVLDVDGTLTDGKLYMDDKDNSLKAFDVKDGFAIAQWIKHGGIAAIITGKTSVIVKRRAEELGIQELVQGAGNKVAELKKILGKYKILPEETAYMGDDINDLGVMSIVGISAAPKNAVKEVLDRVNFISSKNGGDGAVREFFEKIMKENNIWEKVVEKYLNEGKYKD
- the pepA gene encoding cytosol aminopeptidase, producing MSLEIIEKIEKIYSKTISLVSEDGFRFCDYISDKNKMFIEKMMEKNSFTGKKGEKLEVSFLERDSLITILFLGTGKKENINRDIMREVIYNGLKDITGDILIGSEDEDLIDVEIIGEVAEHIDYKFDKYMSEKKDKKLNIYYFKEKNSINIIEGKELGKIINIVRDLINEPACIITPEKLAEEAEKLGKEFGFETEILDEKEAEKLGMKAFLAVGRASVNRPKVIVMRYKGDPKSEKRIGLVGKGLTYDTGGLSLKPTSSMLDMKTDMGGAATVIGTMCALGKMKIKKNVTAVIAACENAIGLNAYRPGDIIESMNGKTIEITNTDAEGRLTLADALTYIIRKENIDEVIDTATLTGAIMVALGDNVTGVFSNSDENYKKLEIAGKYWGEKYWQMPIFEEYRDIIKSDVADLKNSAGRLAGSITAAKFLEEFVEGKPWMHLDIAGTAFSEKNGKYFKKGATGQVVRTLYSYIKG
- the rpsT gene encoding 30S ribosomal protein S20; the protein is MAHSRSAKKRILVAERNRERNQAVKSRVKTMTKKVLTTVDTKDLEASKTALSVAYKELDKAVSKGIMKKNTASRKKARLAAKVNAL